In one window of Duganella dendranthematis DNA:
- a CDS encoding PAS domain-containing sensor histidine kinase, with translation MHSVQPNVDAIEAERFRQFIMGVTDYAIYMLSPEGVVVTWNAGAQRFKGYPPEEIVGRHFSMFYTEEDRAAGRPAYALELARTTGKFEDEGWRVRKDGSRFWASVVIDPIVDPAGELLGFAKITRDITERRVAAEELERAREALFQSQKLEAIGKLTGGIAHDFNNLLNVIMNGLELLRMSRDPAMHSKSIDTMSRAAQRGASLTQQLLAFARQQPLRQDPHDVARVIRSFESVLRRALPDDMRLHLQLENDLPQAMLDPTQFESALLNLVVNARDAMDGRGEVLMDLSAVTLAEAQVEQLPAGRYVRVMVKDRGVGMAPEVIKRAVEPFFTTKEIGKGTGLGLSQVYGLMQQCQGALTLESQPGEGTSVSMYFPAVRRQGPINDTKGAAEKVLLVDDQPEVLETAISLFTHLGYEVLSADNGMQALETLRLNPGISILFSDVVMPGMSGVELGRIAREEVPDLKIVLASGYVKAALGDQMPDIGNFELIAKPYRLSDLIRTLKVL, from the coding sequence ATGCACAGTGTTCAGCCAAATGTAGATGCGATAGAAGCAGAACGGTTCCGCCAGTTCATTATGGGCGTGACCGACTACGCGATCTACATGCTGTCGCCCGAAGGCGTGGTGGTCACCTGGAACGCCGGCGCGCAACGCTTCAAGGGCTATCCGCCGGAGGAGATCGTCGGCCGCCACTTCTCGATGTTCTATACCGAGGAAGACCGCGCCGCCGGCCGTCCCGCGTATGCGCTGGAACTGGCGCGTACTACCGGCAAGTTCGAAGACGAGGGCTGGCGCGTGCGCAAGGACGGCAGCCGTTTCTGGGCCAGCGTGGTGATCGATCCGATTGTGGACCCGGCGGGCGAACTGCTGGGTTTCGCCAAGATCACGCGTGACATCACCGAACGGCGTGTGGCCGCCGAAGAGCTGGAGCGCGCCCGCGAAGCGCTATTCCAGTCGCAGAAGCTGGAAGCCATCGGCAAACTCACCGGCGGCATCGCGCACGATTTCAACAACCTGCTGAACGTGATCATGAACGGGCTGGAACTGCTGCGCATGTCGCGCGATCCGGCGATGCACAGCAAATCGATCGACACCATGTCGCGCGCGGCCCAGCGTGGCGCTTCGTTGACGCAGCAGTTGCTGGCCTTCGCGCGCCAGCAGCCTTTGCGCCAGGACCCGCACGACGTCGCGCGCGTGATCCGGTCGTTCGAGTCGGTGCTGCGGCGCGCGCTGCCGGACGACATGCGCCTGCACCTGCAGCTGGAAAACGATCTGCCGCAAGCCATGCTCGATCCGACGCAGTTCGAGTCGGCGCTGCTCAACCTCGTGGTCAACGCGCGCGATGCGATGGACGGCCGTGGCGAAGTGCTGATGGACCTATCGGCCGTCACGCTGGCCGAGGCACAGGTCGAACAGCTGCCGGCCGGCCGCTACGTGCGCGTAATGGTCAAGGACCGCGGCGTTGGCATGGCGCCGGAAGTGATCAAGCGCGCGGTCGAGCCGTTTTTCACCACCAAGGAAATCGGCAAGGGCACCGGTCTTGGCCTGAGCCAGGTGTATGGCTTGATGCAGCAATGCCAGGGCGCGCTAACGCTGGAATCGCAGCCGGGCGAGGGCACCTCGGTGTCGATGTACTTCCCGGCCGTGCGCCGGCAGGGGCCGATCAATGACACCAAGGGAGCGGCCGAGAAGGTGCTGCTGGTGGACGATCAGCCCGAGGTGCTGGAAACCGCCATCAGCCTGTTCACGCACCTGGGCTACGAGGTACTGTCGGCCGATAACGGCATGCAGGCGCTGGAGACCCTGCGCCTCAATCCCGGCATCTCCATCCTGTTCAGCGATGTGGTCATGCCGGGGATGAGTGGCGTTGAATTGGGCAGGATCGCGCGCGAGGAAGTGCCCGATCTAAAAATCGTGCTGGCTTCGGGTTACGTCAAGGCGGCGCTGGGCGACCAGATGCCGGACATCGGCAACTTTGAGCTGATCGCCAAGCCGTATCGGCTGAGTGATCTGATCCGCACGCTCAAGGTGCTGTAG
- a CDS encoding arsenate reductase/protein-tyrosine-phosphatase family protein: MRVCITIDTEFSIAGAFADPARRPVGAQMVRCEVGGRSQGLGFLLDCFRRHGVQATFFVETAQRYHFNDDPMRALATQIAAAGHEVQLHVHPCWAVFQYPDWPQRVRQQPRQDDLAGRDVASTLALLRHGQATFAEWGLPPPRVFRAGNLQYDDNLFRALAAAGIPYSSNIGLGIYNAGLTSYQLYAGRHRRHGVVECPVLSYRDRGVHLKSVAVSSTSFAEMRALLEQAYAAGMELVVILTHPFEYVQSGDEGFRQLRRHALNQARMRRLCAYLAAHAQRFQACGMAAAASQPLTATSSNNPLLRGRAWRTACRIATQAVYDRYGRWALALDGAIARLRMDQQHGTWRGTVRAWLARIDLGSGRLAAFHLQHPDRVRRVVFVCLGNICRSAYAQRVADRLGMDAVSIGLSTTTGASCPESALRAAQRGGEDLSAHRATDIRDFDIQPGDLLVTMEVRHAQALQQRLIARHDIQIALLGLWCDPPMPHLHDPYTLSDAYFDRCFARLRQAVHGLHRTLERNAT, encoded by the coding sequence ATGCGCGTCTGCATCACAATCGATACGGAGTTCAGCATCGCCGGGGCGTTTGCCGATCCGGCGCGGCGGCCAGTGGGCGCGCAGATGGTGCGTTGCGAGGTCGGCGGACGGTCGCAGGGACTGGGCTTTCTGCTTGACTGCTTCCGCAGGCATGGCGTGCAGGCGACGTTTTTTGTGGAGACGGCACAACGATATCACTTCAACGATGATCCGATGCGCGCGCTGGCGACGCAAATCGCTGCCGCCGGCCATGAGGTGCAACTGCATGTGCATCCCTGCTGGGCGGTATTCCAATATCCCGACTGGCCGCAGCGCGTGCGGCAGCAACCGCGCCAGGATGACCTGGCCGGACGCGATGTGGCATCGACCCTGGCGCTGCTGCGGCACGGGCAGGCCACATTTGCTGAATGGGGCTTGCCGCCGCCGCGGGTATTCCGCGCCGGTAACCTGCAATATGACGACAATCTGTTTCGCGCGCTGGCGGCGGCGGGCATTCCGTATAGCTCCAACATTGGCCTGGGCATCTACAACGCCGGACTGACGTCCTATCAGTTGTACGCCGGGCGGCATCGGCGGCATGGTGTGGTGGAGTGTCCCGTGCTGAGTTACCGCGACCGTGGCGTGCATCTGAAGTCGGTGGCGGTTTCCAGTACCAGCTTTGCCGAGATGCGCGCGCTGCTGGAACAGGCGTATGCGGCAGGCATGGAGTTGGTGGTGATCCTCACCCATCCATTCGAGTATGTGCAAAGCGGTGACGAGGGATTCCGGCAGTTGCGGCGGCATGCGCTGAATCAGGCGCGCATGCGGCGGCTGTGCGCCTACCTTGCGGCGCATGCCCAGCGTTTCCAGGCGTGCGGCATGGCGGCTGCGGCCAGCCAGCCGTTGACGGCTACCTCATCGAATAATCCGCTGCTGCGCGGCCGGGCATGGCGTACCGCCTGCCGGATCGCCACGCAGGCCGTCTATGACCGTTACGGCCGATGGGCGCTTGCGCTCGACGGCGCCATTGCGAGGCTGCGCATGGACCAGCAGCACGGGACGTGGCGTGGCACGGTGCGGGCCTGGCTGGCGCGGATCGATTTGGGCAGTGGACGGCTGGCGGCATTTCATCTTCAGCATCCGGACCGCGTGCGGCGCGTGGTATTTGTCTGCCTGGGGAATATTTGCCGCAGTGCCTATGCGCAGCGCGTGGCGGATCGCCTCGGCATGGATGCGGTATCGATCGGCCTTTCCACCACCACCGGCGCATCCTGCCCCGAATCCGCCCTGCGCGCGGCGCAACGCGGCGGCGAAGATTTGTCGGCACACCGCGCGACAGATATTCGCGACTTCGACATACAGCCCGGAGACCTGTTGGTGACAATGGAAGTGCGTCACGCGCAAGCGCTCCAGCAACGCCTGATCGCCCGCCACGATATCCAGATCGCGCTGCTGGGACTCTGGTGCGATCCGCCCATGCCGCACCTGCACGATCCCTACACGCTGAGCGACGCCTACTTCGACCGGTGCTTCGCGCGCCTGCGGCAAGCGGTCCACGGGCTGCACCGCACCCTGGAACGGAACGCCACATGA
- a CDS encoding acyltransferase family protein — MNRSFSIYLDLVRIVSALLVVLYHSNLRLLTLEKLPLSTHGHAAVIVFFVLSGYVIAHITSTRENTPLEYWSSRLARFYSLALPAVLLTPLLDSIGEAMAPQFYGDRTTHDLAWLRILTSLAFLNEVWTLSIMSFSNVPYWSLCYEFWYYVLFAVLTFTRGRKRLLWCCAVALLIGPKILLLAPVWATGVLLQRWTALQHVGRVAGALLLAASCIGYALFHHYQLTEAGSAWLRQIVGAHWHQQFAFSRYFITDYLLAVIVACHFVGVRALALPLERLASVVRPLAAYTFSIYLLHQPLIQFYAALFRGDPAAPWFYIATMLAVFASIYAIGTVTEQQRHHWRRAIHRLLASPAPQPLPAVVLGIDTPIGLAIIRDLGRHGVKVVGMARSEQALGLGSRYLHRSVVRADDVIPQLRQLGKEIGPAALFAISEADILILNQARNTLPGYRMMFADAPRMERVLRKELTYAAAADVGIFVPRTWHPASDAQVSAAAREARYPVVLKWADPNAVAPLLRQAGMALEKAQHCGDAQALVTALRRYQALGRYPMVQEYCDGYGLGQFVLMKDGEALYQFQHRRLHEWPPEGGTSTLCISMPVSKQLMRQSVALLRALQWEGVAMVEYRYDPFTGRAALMEVNGRFWGSLPLACHAGASFPWYCYQTLGLQRPIAASPYRAGVRCRFMTAETRRLLHLLMRPSPQTGRWRELAAYLSEFLHPRACYFIHDWRDPLPLWRDLRHSVIQRLREQRYLNKAK, encoded by the coding sequence ATGAACCGGTCGTTTTCGATTTACCTCGATTTGGTGCGCATCGTCAGCGCGCTGCTGGTGGTGCTGTATCACTCCAACCTCCGCCTGCTCACCTTGGAAAAACTGCCACTCAGCACTCACGGTCACGCCGCGGTGATTGTGTTCTTCGTCCTCTCCGGCTACGTGATCGCCCACATCACCAGCACCCGTGAAAACACGCCGCTGGAATACTGGTCCAGCCGCCTGGCGCGTTTCTACTCGCTGGCGTTGCCTGCCGTGCTGCTCACGCCCCTGCTGGATAGCATTGGCGAAGCAATGGCGCCGCAGTTCTATGGCGACCGCACCACCCACGATCTGGCCTGGCTGCGCATCCTCACCAGCCTCGCCTTCCTCAACGAGGTCTGGACGCTGTCGATCATGTCCTTCTCCAACGTGCCGTATTGGTCGCTGTGTTACGAGTTCTGGTACTACGTGCTGTTTGCCGTCCTCACCTTCACGCGTGGCCGCAAGCGCCTGCTGTGGTGCTGCGCGGTCGCGCTGCTGATCGGCCCCAAGATCCTGCTGCTGGCGCCTGTGTGGGCGACTGGCGTGCTGCTGCAGCGCTGGACTGCCTTGCAGCATGTAGGTCGTGTGGCCGGCGCCTTGCTGCTGGCCGCTTCCTGCATCGGCTATGCGCTGTTCCATCATTACCAGCTGACGGAGGCCGGCAGCGCGTGGCTGCGCCAGATCGTCGGCGCGCATTGGCACCAGCAGTTCGCGTTCTCGCGCTACTTTATAACGGACTACCTGCTGGCGGTCATCGTAGCCTGTCATTTCGTCGGCGTGCGCGCGCTGGCGCTGCCGCTTGAGCGACTGGCGTCCGTGGTGCGGCCGCTGGCCGCCTACACCTTCAGCATCTACCTGCTGCACCAGCCGCTGATTCAGTTCTACGCCGCGTTGTTCCGCGGCGATCCGGCCGCGCCGTGGTTCTACATCGCCACTATGCTGGCGGTCTTCGCCAGCATCTACGCCATCGGCACAGTCACCGAGCAGCAGCGGCACCATTGGCGGCGGGCTATACACCGGCTACTGGCATCGCCCGCGCCGCAGCCGTTGCCGGCGGTGGTGCTGGGTATCGATACGCCCATCGGGCTGGCCATCATCCGCGATCTTGGCCGGCATGGCGTCAAGGTGGTTGGCATGGCGCGCAGCGAGCAGGCGCTGGGACTTGGCTCGCGCTATTTGCACCGCAGCGTGGTGCGAGCGGACGACGTGATCCCCCAACTGCGCCAGCTTGGCAAAGAGATTGGCCCGGCCGCGCTGTTCGCCATTTCGGAGGCCGATATCCTGATACTGAACCAGGCGCGCAACACGCTGCCCGGCTATCGGATGATGTTTGCCGACGCTCCGCGCATGGAGAGAGTGCTGCGCAAGGAATTGACGTATGCGGCGGCGGCGGATGTAGGCATATTCGTGCCGCGCACCTGGCATCCCGCATCGGACGCGCAAGTATCTGCCGCTGCGCGCGAGGCGCGCTATCCGGTGGTGCTGAAATGGGCCGATCCAAACGCCGTTGCGCCGTTGCTGCGCCAGGCCGGAATGGCGCTGGAAAAGGCGCAGCATTGCGGCGACGCCCAGGCGCTGGTGACCGCCCTGCGGCGCTACCAGGCGCTGGGCCGCTATCCCATGGTGCAGGAATATTGCGACGGCTACGGCCTGGGACAATTCGTGCTGATGAAGGATGGCGAGGCGCTGTATCAATTCCAGCATCGACGCCTGCATGAGTGGCCGCCGGAAGGAGGCACCTCCACGCTATGCATATCGATGCCGGTGTCGAAGCAGCTGATGCGGCAATCAGTGGCCCTGCTGCGCGCGTTGCAGTGGGAAGGGGTGGCGATGGTCGAGTACCGCTACGATCCATTTACCGGACGCGCAGCGCTGATGGAGGTGAATGGCCGCTTCTGGGGCAGTCTGCCGCTGGCCTGCCACGCAGGCGCGAGCTTTCCGTGGTACTGCTATCAGACGCTGGGCCTTCAGCGGCCGATTGCCGCCAGCCCGTATCGCGCCGGCGTGCGCTGCCGCTTCATGACAGCGGAGACGCGCCGCCTGCTGCATCTGCTGATGCGGCCCTCACCGCAGACCGGGCGCTGGCGCGAACTGGCGGCTTATCTGAGCGAATTCCTGCACCCGCGCGCCTGCTACTTTATCCACGATTGGCGCGATCCGCTGCCGCTGTGGCGCGACCTGCGCCACAGCGTAATACAGCGCTTGCGCGAACAGCGCTACCTGAACAAGGCAAAGTGA
- a CDS encoding glycoside hydrolase family 31 protein, translated as MRLLAHTPVFTALASIFVLSSSALAAPIATLDRDGAYVSIEAYGPNVVHVTIAVDKDQVLKGPGYGVLPKNADNTAFRHNGGKDGDVFTSSAMTVRVNPSPPPAVPTQGQKYFAPSLAPVGLQVLNAKGETVVSMNGWEMSPQTVNTEKTFQVGASFSVARDEHYYGMGQNQESLGALDLRGRVLDCKHWYDAPAGETVCVPFMVSSKGYGIVWDNPSATRFIAGVNGRTAFQSNVGERVSFFVITGSTPEEIYSGYARVTGKTPIPPKSAFGLIQSKARYDSQQEVLRVANTYRQKKYPLDVMVVDWFYWTRMGQMDIDPAQFPDPKAMNKQLHDMGMESIISIWPRYETSGRYFNELDHKGLLLKDKDGKTVDGLPFRSDRTGGLIDPTNPAARKWFWEKARDNILSQGFDYPWLDETEPDLVPDGFFYSIGSGDRYHNLFPLMHVEGVAENMRAWKPNKRVLILSRAAYLGSQRTGALFWSSDIQPTWEALTRQIPTGLNMTASGIAYWGNDIGGWQKLAAESSAVKPPLLDPSDARNVVGNNHDYPELLTRWFQYGTFLPTLRLHGDRKEAEIWSFGKQAEAVMARYDTLRYQLIPYIYSQAKFTHDTGAPFMRPLWMDFANDPNVANIGTQYMFGPAFLVAPVTEQGQTEKDVYLPAGTDWYNFWTNEKLTGGRWVKVAAPIDQIPVFVKAGSIVPIGAEVQSTATKQGIAAINVYPGKSGEFRLYDDDGVSYDYENGKSTVTQLKWDDASGKLSASGGDAGLVKSAAGLVKVIGK; from the coding sequence ATGAGACTGCTCGCCCACACGCCGGTATTCACCGCGCTCGCATCGATTTTCGTGTTGTCCTCCTCCGCGCTTGCCGCGCCGATCGCCACCCTGGACCGCGACGGCGCCTATGTTTCGATTGAAGCGTACGGCCCCAATGTCGTTCATGTCACGATCGCCGTCGACAAGGACCAGGTGCTGAAAGGGCCGGGCTACGGCGTCCTGCCGAAGAACGCTGACAACACCGCCTTCCGCCACAACGGCGGCAAGGACGGCGATGTCTTCACCTCGTCGGCGATGACGGTGCGCGTCAATCCGTCGCCGCCGCCCGCCGTGCCGACCCAGGGCCAGAAGTATTTCGCGCCGTCGCTGGCGCCAGTCGGCCTGCAGGTGTTGAACGCCAAGGGCGAGACGGTCGTCAGTATGAACGGCTGGGAGATGTCGCCGCAGACCGTCAACACCGAAAAGACCTTCCAGGTCGGCGCGTCGTTCTCGGTGGCGCGCGACGAGCATTACTACGGCATGGGCCAGAACCAGGAATCGCTCGGCGCGCTGGATCTGCGCGGCCGCGTCCTCGATTGCAAGCACTGGTACGACGCGCCGGCCGGCGAGACCGTGTGCGTGCCGTTCATGGTGTCGTCCAAGGGTTACGGCATTGTGTGGGATAACCCGTCGGCCACGCGCTTCATTGCCGGCGTCAACGGCCGCACGGCATTCCAGTCGAATGTGGGGGAGCGCGTCAGCTTCTTCGTCATCACGGGTTCGACGCCGGAAGAAATTTACTCGGGCTATGCGCGCGTGACCGGCAAAACGCCGATTCCGCCGAAATCCGCCTTTGGCCTGATTCAGTCGAAAGCCCGCTACGACAGCCAGCAGGAAGTGCTGCGCGTGGCGAATACTTATCGGCAGAAGAAGTATCCGCTGGACGTGATGGTGGTGGATTGGTTCTACTGGACCCGCATGGGCCAGATGGATATCGACCCGGCGCAGTTCCCTGATCCGAAAGCGATGAACAAGCAGCTGCATGATATGGGCATGGAGTCGATCATTTCGATCTGGCCGCGCTACGAAACTTCCGGCCGCTACTTCAATGAGCTGGATCACAAAGGTCTGCTGTTGAAGGACAAGGACGGCAAGACCGTCGATGGCTTGCCGTTCCGTTCCGATCGCACCGGTGGCCTGATCGATCCGACCAATCCAGCGGCGCGTAAGTGGTTCTGGGAAAAGGCGCGCGACAATATCCTGTCGCAGGGCTTCGATTATCCGTGGCTGGACGAGACCGAGCCGGATCTGGTGCCGGATGGTTTCTTCTATTCGATCGGTTCGGGCGACCGCTATCACAACCTGTTCCCGCTGATGCACGTCGAAGGCGTGGCCGAGAACATGCGCGCGTGGAAGCCGAACAAGCGGGTGCTGATCCTGTCGCGCGCCGCTTATCTGGGTTCGCAGCGCACCGGCGCCTTGTTCTGGTCTTCGGACATCCAGCCGACCTGGGAAGCGCTGACGCGCCAGATCCCGACTGGCCTGAACATGACGGCGTCCGGCATCGCCTACTGGGGCAACGATATCGGCGGCTGGCAGAAGCTGGCGGCGGAAAGCAGCGCGGTCAAGCCGCCGTTGCTGGACCCGTCGGATGCCCGTAATGTGGTCGGCAATAACCACGACTATCCGGAGCTGCTGACGCGCTGGTTCCAGTACGGGACGTTCCTGCCGACGCTGCGCCTGCACGGCGACCGCAAGGAGGCCGAGATCTGGTCCTTCGGCAAACAGGCGGAGGCCGTGATGGCGCGCTACGATACGCTGCGCTACCAGCTGATCCCTTATATCTATTCGCAAGCCAAGTTCACGCACGATACTGGCGCGCCGTTCATGCGTCCTTTGTGGATGGACTTCGCCAACGATCCAAACGTGGCAAACATCGGCACCCAATATATGTTTGGACCTGCCTTCCTGGTCGCGCCGGTCACGGAGCAGGGCCAGACCGAAAAGGATGTCTACCTGCCGGCGGGCACGGACTGGTATAACTTCTGGACCAACGAGAAGCTGACCGGCGGACGCTGGGTCAAGGTGGCCGCGCCGATCGACCAGATTCCGGTGTTTGTGAAGGCCGGTTCGATTGTGCCGATTGGCGCCGAGGTGCAGTCGACGGCGACCAAGCAGGGCATCGCTGCGATCAACGTTTATCCGGGCAAGAGCGGCGAGTTCCGCCTGTATGACGACGATGGCGTGAGCTACGACTACGAGAACGGTAAGTCGACCGTGACGCAGCTGAAGTGGGATGACGCATCCGGCAAGCTGAGTGCCAGCGGCGGCGATGCCGGCTTGGTCAAGTCGGCGGCTGGCCTCGTGAAGGTGATCGGCAAATAA
- a CDS encoding cation transporter: MSDCCSGGCAPAKPVVDRRYRRILWIALVVNALMFVVELAGGWRAGSAALLADAVDFLGDAGNYAVSLLVLGASLGWRARAAMAKGLTMAAYGSFVLAKVMWDTANGGVPAPAVMGAIGLAALLANGTVALLLYAYRDGDANMRSVWLCTRNDAIGNLAVMLAALGVFGTGTRWPDLMVAAVMGGLAVSAARQVIHQARGELRTAET, encoded by the coding sequence ATGTCTGATTGCTGTTCCGGCGGCTGCGCGCCGGCCAAACCGGTGGTGGACCGCCGCTATCGCCGTATTCTGTGGATCGCGCTGGTGGTCAACGCCTTGATGTTTGTGGTGGAGCTGGCCGGCGGCTGGCGCGCCGGTTCGGCCGCCTTGCTGGCAGACGCAGTCGACTTCCTTGGCGACGCTGGCAACTACGCGGTGTCGCTGCTGGTACTGGGCGCGTCGCTCGGCTGGCGCGCCCGCGCTGCCATGGCCAAGGGCCTGACCATGGCGGCCTACGGCAGCTTTGTGCTGGCCAAGGTCATGTGGGACACGGCGAACGGCGGCGTGCCTGCGCCGGCGGTAATGGGCGCCATCGGCCTTGCCGCACTGCTGGCCAATGGCACGGTCGCCTTGCTGCTGTACGCTTATCGCGACGGCGACGCGAATATGCGTTCGGTGTGGCTGTGCACCCGCAATGACGCCATCGGCAATCTGGCCGTGATGCTGGCTGCGCTGGGCGTATTCGGCACCGGCACGCGCTGGCCGGACCTGATGGTGGCGGCGGTGATGGGCGGGCTGGCCGTCAGTGCCGCGCGCCAGGTGATTCATCAGGCGCGCGGCGAGTTGCGGACGGCAGAAACATAG
- the cadR gene encoding Cd(II)/Pb(II)-responsive transcriptional regulator: MKIGELASHTGYTVEAIRHYEHAGLLPKPARSSGNYRLYGSAHLERLRFIRHCRSLDMGLGEIRTLLAVRDEPEQSCATVNAMLDQQIVQVRARIAELRALERQLRDIRGLCGDSHAARDCAILRCLGSTP; this comes from the coding sequence ATGAAAATTGGAGAGCTGGCCAGCCACACCGGCTACACTGTGGAGGCGATCCGCCACTATGAACACGCGGGGCTGCTGCCCAAGCCTGCCCGCTCGTCTGGCAATTACCGGCTATATGGCAGCGCGCACCTGGAACGGCTGCGCTTTATCCGCCATTGCCGTTCGCTGGACATGGGACTGGGAGAGATCCGCACCCTGCTGGCGGTGCGCGATGAGCCGGAACAAAGCTGCGCCACGGTCAACGCCATGCTGGACCAGCAGATCGTCCAGGTCCGCGCGCGCATCGCGGAGCTGCGCGCACTGGAACGGCAACTGCGCGACATTCGCGGCTTGTGCGGCGATAGCCACGCAGCCAGGGACTGCGCCATTCTGCGCTGTCTTGGCAGCACGCCATAG
- a CDS encoding mechanosensitive ion channel family protein, whose product MNIQRYLAPFSNVDGEELLVAASAAAITFCAIYGVLRLLRRRLCKHDEAGRPDRPAVQLFKETLNRTSMLAVLAISLLVGLKMLELPPIWEDRLGHLWFIVLGFQLVLYLDRAATLGARRYFRNHSENPDSPTTVANTLMVWALKTTVWVIFMLAALSNLGINVSALVASLGIGGIAVALAVQNVLGDLFASLAIAVDKPFEVGDSIAITNVSGTVEHVGLKTTRIRADSGEQIIIGNAELLKNVVRNYKRMQTRRVQFSLRINPATPAALAAKVPDALRAVVERQPDVRADRVHLKSVTQDALEYELVFYILNSSYANFMNAQQAVLLGALEVFSELGVDANAPTRRLLFEKGAEAANETEQPEPRLAARAH is encoded by the coding sequence TTGAATATTCAACGCTATCTGGCCCCCTTTTCCAATGTCGACGGCGAGGAGCTGCTAGTTGCGGCCAGCGCTGCCGCCATCACCTTCTGTGCCATTTACGGCGTATTACGGCTGCTCCGTCGACGCCTCTGCAAACATGACGAAGCTGGCCGCCCGGACCGTCCTGCGGTACAGCTGTTCAAGGAAACGCTGAACCGCACCAGCATGCTGGCGGTCCTGGCGATATCGCTGCTGGTCGGCCTGAAAATGCTGGAACTGCCGCCGATCTGGGAAGATCGCCTTGGCCATCTGTGGTTCATCGTGCTGGGCTTCCAGCTGGTGTTGTACCTCGACCGCGCCGCCACGCTGGGCGCGCGCCGCTACTTCCGCAATCACTCCGAAAATCCGGACTCGCCAACCACCGTCGCCAACACGTTGATGGTGTGGGCTTTGAAGACCACCGTATGGGTCATCTTCATGCTGGCTGCCTTGTCCAACCTTGGCATCAACGTCTCCGCGCTGGTGGCCAGTCTGGGCATCGGCGGTATCGCGGTCGCGCTGGCGGTGCAGAATGTGCTGGGCGACCTGTTTGCCTCACTGGCCATCGCGGTCGACAAACCGTTCGAGGTGGGCGATTCCATCGCCATCACCAACGTCTCCGGCACGGTGGAGCATGTGGGCCTGAAAACCACCCGCATCCGCGCCGACAGCGGCGAGCAAATCATCATCGGCAACGCGGAGCTGCTGAAAAACGTGGTCCGCAACTACAAGCGTATGCAGACCCGCCGCGTGCAGTTTTCGCTGCGTATCAATCCGGCCACGCCGGCGGCGCTGGCGGCCAAGGTGCCCGATGCATTGAGAGCCGTGGTGGAACGCCAGCCCGACGTCCGCGCCGACCGCGTGCACCTGAAGTCCGTCACGCAGGATGCGCTCGAATATGAACTGGTGTTCTACATTCTGAATTCGTCGTATGCCAACTTCATGAATGCGCAGCAGGCGGTATTGCTGGGCGCCCTGGAAGTGTTCAGCGAATTGGGCGTGGACGCCAACGCGCCGACACGTCGCCTGCTGTTCGAGAAAGGTGCGGAAGCGGCCAACGAGACGGAGCAACCAGAGCCCCGTCTCGCCGCCCGCGCACATTAA
- a CDS encoding OmpA family protein, whose product MRKILPLLLGATLASAVYADMPAKDIGKGAKDHPLLSRFADSKIVGYDFKEFDEVTIPAGKRVADKSGKPGFENSLTVEGRYTRIAYNYPKTRSAVEVMRNYQAALEKAGLKTVFSCVKETCGENFGEYMYDKNLGNNFIDGGQQYEPFIYGRRDDRYLVAKGATADGTLVHVALWVVAPTENRNGGFYMQVVEGKPMEGGKVSVNLNAGEMAKSIAADGKVAVYGVYFDTDKSDVKPESKAALGEMAKLLQQNPQLKVFVVGHTDNQGALAHNVELSQKRADAVIKTLATDYKVDARRLAAKGVASYAPVASNDAEAGREKNRRVELVKQ is encoded by the coding sequence ATGCGAAAGATCCTCCCGCTGCTGCTCGGCGCCACTCTGGCCTCCGCAGTCTATGCCGACATGCCGGCCAAGGATATCGGCAAAGGCGCCAAGGACCATCCGCTGCTGTCGCGCTTTGCCGATTCCAAGATCGTCGGCTACGACTTCAAGGAGTTCGACGAAGTGACGATCCCCGCAGGCAAACGGGTGGCGGACAAAAGCGGCAAGCCGGGATTCGAAAATTCGCTGACGGTCGAAGGCCGCTATACCCGCATCGCGTACAACTATCCGAAGACCCGCTCCGCCGTCGAGGTGATGCGCAACTACCAGGCCGCGCTGGAAAAGGCCGGCCTGAAAACCGTGTTCTCCTGCGTGAAGGAGACGTGCGGCGAAAACTTCGGCGAATACATGTATGACAAGAACCTCGGGAACAATTTCATCGACGGCGGCCAGCAATACGAACCGTTCATCTACGGCCGCCGCGATGACCGCTATCTGGTGGCCAAAGGCGCTACCGCCGACGGCACGCTGGTGCACGTGGCGTTGTGGGTGGTGGCACCAACCGAAAACCGCAACGGCGGCTTCTACATGCAGGTGGTCGAAGGCAAGCCGATGGAAGGCGGCAAGGTCAGCGTGAACCTGAACGCCGGGGAGATGGCGAAGAGCATCGCGGCCGACGGCAAGGTCGCGGTGTACGGCGTCTACTTCGACACCGACAAGAGCGATGTCAAGCCGGAATCGAAGGCGGCGCTGGGCGAGATGGCCAAACTGCTGCAACAGAATCCCCAGTTGAAGGTGTTCGTGGTCGGCCACACCGACAACCAGGGCGCGCTGGCGCACAACGTGGAGCTGTCGCAGAAGCGCGCCGACGCCGTGATCAAGACGCTCGCCACCGACTACAAGGTCGATGCAAGGCGTCTCGCCGCCAAAGGCGTAGCCTCCTATGCCCCGGTGGCCTCCAACGACGCCGAAGCGGGACGCGAGAAGAACCGCCGCGTGGAGCTGGTCAAGCAGTAA